Proteins from a genomic interval of Syngnathus acus chromosome 4, fSynAcu1.2, whole genome shotgun sequence:
- the rpl36 gene encoding 60S ribosomal protein L36, with protein sequence MAIRYPMAVGLNKGHKVTKNVTAPKHSRRRGRLTKHSKFVRDMIREVCGFAPYERRAMELLKVSKDKRALKFIKKRIGTHIRAKRKREELSNVLAAMRKAAAKKD encoded by the exons ATGGCTATTCGCTACCCGATGGCCGTTGGCCTCAACAAAGGCCACAAAGTCACCAAAAACGTTACCGCGCCCAAACACAGCCGCCGACGCGGG CGTCTGACCAAGCACAGCAAGTTTGTGCGGGACATGATCCGTGAGGTGTGTGGCTTTGCTCCCTACGAGAGGCGAGCCATGGAGCTGCTTAAAGTGTCCAAGGACAAGCGGGCGCTCAAGTTCATcaagaaaagg ATTGGCACCCACATCCGCGCCAAGAGAAAGCGTGAGGAGCTGAGCAACGTGCTGGCCGCCATGAGGAAGGCCGCCGCCAAGAAGGACTAA